GTTCCTCAGGCGTTAATTCCTTTCTTTTCTTACGGTCTTTAAGTTTGTTCTTCACTTCAAGAAAATGTTTACGCAGGATTGAAAACACACCCATCCGCGTTGAAGGTCTGGTGCCCTTCCAGTCGGTAGTGGACATCGGATTATAACCCAACGCACTTTTTATTCCTGCCCGTTTTATCAATGCCTCGGAAGTGTTTCTTCCGTAATTTCGAATGACCGCACTTCGTCCGCCGATGATGTTTCCGCTTCCCGGTAAGACGCATGAATACAATACACCTGCTTCGATGGAGATCTTGAAAGCCTTGTCGTCCATCTGCACGGAATCCAACGCATCGGCCAATGTCAACACACTGTCAAGATGCTCATTCACTTCATCATCAGTGTACGGTTCACCTGCCCGTTCAAGACCTATGTGGGCATGTGCATCTATGAACGCAGGAGTGACCACAGGAAACTCGCCCAAGTATTCCGTGTTTACAGGTTTTTTACTGGACACGGACAGCACTTTCTGATCAAACGTCAGATAAACGTCTTTCAGAGGAGGTTTACCAGAACCGTCATAAAACAAACCCGCTTTGACGGTTTTCTTTTTAACTGGTTTTGCCATGTTCATCACCTACCTAAACTCCATTAACCTAAGATAAAAAACATCAAAAAAAGAAAATGGGAAAAAATAAAAAACAAAACCAAAAATAACTACTCATTTCTTCTTTTTCTTCTTAGTTGATTTTTTCTTTGTTGATTTCTTCTTTTTTGTTGTTTTCTTCTTAGTTGATTTCTTTTTTGTCTTCTTTTTTGAAGATTTTTTCGTCGCCATCATATATCACCGATAAAATCAAAAATCAAAACGTTAATAAAGGTATCTCTTTTAACACACATATTTCTATTTTTTATCAATAAAAAATCTCAAAAAAAATTTGATCATTTTCCTAAAAATTCGTTCATCATTGACCTCATTCATATCTTAAAGCCTCGGTAGGGTCTAACCGAACCGCTCGTCTTCCGGGAATGATACCGCCGATCACACCTATAAACAATGAAATAACTATTGCATAACTCGCCAACTCAATACTTACTGTACTAGGTAATCCAAACATGTTTATTATTTCGGATACTGCAACACCTAAAGTAACCCCAAATATTCCACCTATCATTGCGATCAAAACGCTTTCCATAACTATTGCAATGAGGATATGGACGTTCCGGGCACCGACGGCTTTCAGAGTACCTATCTCACGCGTACGCTCTATAATAACCATATACATAGTATTCATTATACCGACGGTACCTACAACCAAAGAAATACCTGACAATACACCCAAGAAGAGGGTTATTCTTCCAAGGATACTGTCTATCTCACTTCTGATCGATTGAGAAGTCATGATAGTAAAATCATCATCTTCACCTGTCGGGATACGATGAGACTCACGCAATGTTTGACGGATCCGTTTTACGGTTGTGTTGACATCTCCATTAGTATGAACGTAGATCATGAAGACCTCTTTATCTTCTAATTCGTTCTTTGCGAACTCTCTCACTTCATCGTAGGGAATGTAGATAACCTCATCCTCCCTCTCATTCATTCCACCGATGTAATCCAAGATACCGACAACACGATATTTTATACCGTTGATATAGATGAATGACCCGACATCGATGCGTTTATCGAACAGGTCGTTAGCAAACTTGTAACCTACTAATGCAACACGTTTATCGTTATCACTGAGAAGTCTCCCCTTATATATTTTGTATATGTTAACATAATCAAAATATCTTGAAGAAGTAACACCGTATACCGGAGTAGTCAAGGTTTTACCTTTATAACTGACGGTTGCACGCATCGATGCGATCAATCCGTCTGCTTCTTCCACACCGGGTAGGCTTTCTATCCGTTTTACATCTTTCTCCCAGAGTCTACCTCTAAACATATTACTCGTTGCCAACTCAGTCAAACTACCTTTTCCGGGAAGAATTATTATGTTATCTGCACCGAACTTCTCAACCTGTTTAGACACGGCCGACCGTAACCCTTCCCCCAGTGAGACCATGGTAACGAAAAGAAGGACACCTATTACAATAGCGATGAGTGTTAACCAAGTTCTCGTCTTTCTTCGTTTAAGACCCCGCACCGCATACATGAACAGTTCATAAAAAACTCCCTCCATCAAAGGTTCACCTCTCCCTACCCAAAGCCTCAAGAATATCCGCATCTGCAGCATGTCTTGCCGGCAGATAACTTGCAACAATACCCAGAACAAACGCAATAACTAACGATAAAACGATCGCATAGGGAGTAATGACCATCTCAACTATATTGCTCGCACCAACACAGAACAGAAGAGATATCAAGACACCTACAATACCACCCGTTAAACCTATCAGACCGCCTTCCATCAGGAACAGTGTCAGGATATCCTTTCTTGTAGCACCGAGAGATTTTAGAATACCTATCTCAGGTATACGTTCGGTAACAAACATGAACATCGCATTCATTATACCCAACCCGCCAACCAGAAGAGAAACCGCCGCAACACCACCAAGGAAAAGTTCTACATAGTTGAGGATGGAACCCACCTGTTCCCTAAAGAACTTTGAAGACACAACAGTAAAATCCTGGTCATCTTCAGACACGCGGTGTAGTGACCTGAGTTTCTCCTCGACCCTGGAAACCAGTTTGTCAACGATGCGATCGCTTTCTGCTTCTATAAAGATCAGCGAAATCTCATTATGCAATCTCTGTTCTTCTGTAAGCGTTTCGGCATCGTGTACGGGTATAAAGATAATGTTATCAAAAGTTCCCGCCATCCCCTGCATTCCTACAGGTTTCAGTATTCCTACGATCCTGAACGTCTCATTACCTATCCTGATCTTCGACCCCACATCCAATTTCTCTGAAAACGTGTTGGCAGCAATATTGTGACCAATGAGAGCCACTCCGTGATCGCCCTCCTTGAGCAATCTGCCTTTGTCAATTTCCATGAGGGAGTATCCTATACGAAACGCCTCGTCAGAAACGCCTACCACATTCATACTGACCGATTCATCCTTATGTGAAACGGATAAGAATTTGCCTACTACTGCGTACGCCGCACGTTTAACACCGGGTATGGAACGCACTGCTTCGTAATCACGAAGGAACAGTTTTCCGGTTCTTGGAGAATAAGTAACACCCGGACTGAGTTTAGTACCGGACCCTGGGATCACAACAATGTTTCGCGGACCGAACTTGTTCAACCTTCCCTGTATATCCTCACGTAAACCTTCTGCTATCGAAATAAGTAAAATGATGGCGGTTATCCCTATGACTACCCCGATCACCGTCAACCAAGTACGTACCCCTCGATGAATTAAAGACCTGAACACATAGAAGAAAAAATCATGGATGTGCATAGGCATCACTGATTATCGGTTCTGCGTCTTCTCCGCTTAATGAAGTAAAACGCAGTTCCCGAAACAATCAACACTATGACTGTCGGCAAGACCCATTCCTGCGAATCTTTACCTTCCAGTTGTTGTTTTACCTTTGAAGAGTAAACTGTTATTGGCACATCGATAATTTCCTGGTGCGGACGGTTAAAAGAATCGAGGTAATCCACCTTAAATTCTAAGGTCAATATGCTTTCCTCTCCGTTAACGACGCCTTTGGGGATATGGACATTGTACATTACGGAACTGAAATCGTCCGCATCCAGAGTTCCTATGTACTGCTGAATCTGAGGGTTGAGGATTTGCAGACCTGAAGAATCTTCTAATTCAACGATGACCGATTTCACCTGAGATATACCAGTATTAGATACCTTGACAGACAGGTCATAATTCGACCCTTCGTACAATGGAACAGTGTCGGATTCGACAAATATCTTCAGTAATCCTGCAGTGGATACCTGCAGTATAAAGGATTCTTCCTCTTCGTGAACTCTTCCCAATTCATCTTCGTAAACGACAGTTGCAGGGATGGAATAGTAACCTGGAGCAACTTCAAGAACACCTACATGGGCATCGACCTCAGCCGTTTCTTTGGGAGGTAACCCTTCAGCAACATAGACTTCAGCAGTCTTGGGTACGAACACTTCGTTCTGACCCAATTTGAGACGCACATTGTAAACGGATTTATCTCCAGAATTATCTATCGATAGTTTGATCACTGTATTTTCTCCCGGAGATACGTGATCCGTCTGTGAAGTAATTATGAACATAGGTACACTGTCCTTTACTGTAACCGAAATAGGGATTGTTTGATTGTACAGGTTGCCGAGGTCATCGCTCGCCATGATATTGAGAATACAATTCTGTTCGCCCGGAATAACGGACTCGTCAACTCTAAACCTCAAAGTTGTGTTTTCGGATTCGTTCTTAGACATGTCACCGAGGTATACCGGAGAAGAACTGTAGAAAGAAAAACCCGGACATACTGGTACTATGGATACATCACGTGCGTCACCGCCGTTATTGGTAACGGTCAACGTAAGGTTGTAGTCTGAAGATTTGGTTACAGTAATAGGTGAATAAAATACTGTAAACAGAGGCGGATTCACCACATATATAGGGATATCTAGACCGCGCGTAATCTGACGTTCATCGGTGGATTGCGAGCTATCCTTTTCCATACCGCGGATGTTAAGCCGAACAGTATAAACACCCGGAGGAGTGTCTTCAGCTACACGAACGGGGATGTTTATCATTGTTTGCCCGCCGATCTGCAAATCACCCACGTAAACACTTGGAGTAATCCTTAGATGCGGATATGAAGACACGTACACGGAAATATCTTCAACAGGATTGGTACCTTGGTTGGCTATTACGATAGAAATCGATCCGGACCCACCGGGTCTTATCGCTTCAGGGTTTACCGTGTAAGACGGCACCGAAATGTCTGCAGACAGGATACTCATCAGCAAAACTCCTACCAACATCACAACCATTTTTTTCATCAAGATCACCTCCTATTTTTTCAACATTTACTTTAAGATGTGTTTATGTTTAACGATAGATGACGGTTCCCTTCCCGTCTTTTCATCGGATACAATTAAACCGTCACGCAGATGTACATGCCGTTTGCTTACCGATGCGATATCATCATCATGCGTAACAAGGATAAGGGTGCGACCTCGCTTATACAGGTCGATAAACAACTCTATCACTTCAGCACCCGATTTCGAATCCAGGTTACCTGTCGGTTCATCCGCAAGTATGATCGCAGGATCGTTGGCCAATGCACGGGCTATCGCTACGCGTTGGCGTTCACCGCCGCTCAACTGATTTGGAAAGTGCCGTTTACGATGGGAAAGACCAACCTCATCAAGAAGTTTGTTTGCGCGTCTCACCCGTTCATCACGAGGTACACCTGCAAAGATCATAGGCACCATAACGTTCTCAAGAGCAGTCATAGAAGGGATCAGGTTGAACGTTTGAAATACGAACCCTATCCTTCGCCCGCGTATACGGGCCATCTCATCTTCGTTAAGAATCGATGTATCTACACCTTCTATAAACACCTTACCTGATGTAGGACGGGTAAGCAGACCCATTATACTGAGAAGGGTTGATTTACCGCTTCCGCTGGGTCCTATGATGGATAGGAACTCGTTTTCTCTGACGACGAGGTTTATCCCTTTCAACGCTTCTACATTAACACTACCTAGTTTGTATATTTTTTTGACGTTCTCTAACCTTAGCACTTCTCTTTTCGTCATCCTACCTCACCGTCACATACTCCATCATTCCAAGAGGAATTCCAAGAACCTACGTTTCAAAGGAGTCATCCAATCTTCTTTTAATCTATGCAGATACTTACGTCCCGCTGATGTCAAGCGGTAGACCTTCCTCTTTCTCTTTCCCTGGCATTTCTCTTTTACCGTGACAAATCCCTTATGCCGCAAGATAAACAACGTAGGATAAATAAAGGAATAACTCAAAGGTATCCCGTTCTTCTTGAAGTCCTT
This region of Candidatus Micrarchaeota archaeon genomic DNA includes:
- a CDS encoding amidohydrolase family protein, which gives rise to MAKPVKKKTVKAGLFYDGSGKPPLKDVYLTFDQKVLSVSSKKPVNTEYLGEFPVVTPAFIDAHAHIGLERAGEPYTDDEVNEHLDSVLTLADALDSVQMDDKAFKISIEAGVLYSCVLPGSGNIIGGRSAVIRNYGRNTSEALIKRAGIKSALGYNPMSTTDWKGTRPSTRMGVFSILRKHFLEVKNKLKDRKKRKELTPEERVIADILSGKEFLRVHVHKSDDITALIRFADEFGIKFTVEHACNVADIETFNMLKKRGVRVVYGPLDSFPYKVELKNEDWRNIKYLLESGVEFGLMSDHPVILQSNLMLTLRWFIRMGLRKEEALSIITKRNAKILGIDRILGTLDRGKWASFVAWNGDPFSLTSYPVLVFGEGRLLYNE
- a CDS encoding ABC transporter permease — translated: MMEGVFYELFMYAVRGLKRRKTRTWLTLIAIVIGVLLFVTMVSLGEGLRSAVSKQVEKFGADNIIILPGKGSLTELATSNMFRGRLWEKDVKRIESLPGVEEADGLIASMRATVSYKGKTLTTPVYGVTSSRYFDYVNIYKIYKGRLLSDNDKRVALVGYKFANDLFDKRIDVGSFIYINGIKYRVVGILDYIGGMNEREDEVIYIPYDEVREFAKNELEDKEVFMIYVHTNGDVNTTVKRIRQTLRESHRIPTGEDDDFTIMTSQSIRSEIDSILGRITLFLGVLSGISLVVGTVGIMNTMYMVIIERTREIGTLKAVGARNVHILIAIVMESVLIAMIGGIFGVTLGVAVSEIINMFGLPSTVSIELASYAIVISLFIGVIGGIIPGRRAVRLDPTEALRYE
- a CDS encoding ABC transporter permease codes for the protein MTVIGVVIGITAIILLISIAEGLREDIQGRLNKFGPRNIVVIPGSGTKLSPGVTYSPRTGKLFLRDYEAVRSIPGVKRAAYAVVGKFLSVSHKDESVSMNVVGVSDEAFRIGYSLMEIDKGRLLKEGDHGVALIGHNIAANTFSEKLDVGSKIRIGNETFRIVGILKPVGMQGMAGTFDNIIFIPVHDAETLTEEQRLHNEISLIFIEAESDRIVDKLVSRVEEKLRSLHRVSEDDQDFTVVSSKFFREQVGSILNYVELFLGGVAAVSLLVGGLGIMNAMFMFVTERIPEIGILKSLGATRKDILTLFLMEGGLIGLTGGIVGVLISLLFCVGASNIVEMVITPYAIVLSLVIAFVLGIVASYLPARHAADADILEALGRER
- a CDS encoding ABC transporter ATP-binding protein; the encoded protein is MTKREVLRLENVKKIYKLGSVNVEALKGINLVVRENEFLSIIGPSGSGKSTLLSIMGLLTRPTSGKVFIEGVDTSILNEDEMARIRGRRIGFVFQTFNLIPSMTALENVMVPMIFAGVPRDERVRRANKLLDEVGLSHRKRHFPNQLSGGERQRVAIARALANDPAIILADEPTGNLDSKSGAEVIELFIDLYKRGRTLILVTHDDDIASVSKRHVHLRDGLIVSDEKTGREPSSIVKHKHILK
- a CDS encoding PadR family transcriptional regulator translates to MKKRVPGQFIVMMILWMLNEEPRSGYDIVKDFKKNGIPLSYSFIYPTLFILRHKGFVTVKEKCQGKRKRKVYRLTSAGRKYLHRLKEDWMTPLKRRFLEFLLE